GTCAGTTGGCAGGAGCCGCTCGGTCGCGAACGTCGTAAAAATACGCTGGCTGAAACGTTTAATCTAGAATTTAAGGCAGATTACGCGTTAATTGTGCATCCTTGAAGGACCACTCGGCGATTGAGCTGGGACATTGGTCGTGCGCCGGAATCGGTTACGATTGGACAAAATGTCGGGGCGAGCTCCAAAAAACAAGGAAATCCCGGTTTGAAACTCAGTGATATCGCACGTCTGGCCGGTGTGTCCGTGACCACCGCCAGTTATGTCATCAACGGCAAAGCCGCCCAGCAACGCATCAGCCACGCGACCGTCGAGCGGGTGCGAGCGGTCGTCGACGCCCACGGCTTTACGCCGAACCCCCAGGCCGCCGGGCTACGCAGCCGGCACACGCGCACGCTGGGCTTTATTCTGCCTGACCTGGAAAACCCCAGTTACGCACGCATCGCCAAATTGCTGGAGCAAGGCGCGCGTGCGCGGGGCTATCAGCTGCTGATCGCCAGCTCCGACGACGACCCCGACAGCGAGCGCCAATTACTGCAGTTGTTCCGCGCCCGACGTTGCGATGCGTTATTCGTGGCCAGTTGCCTGCCCACCAGCGATGACAGTTACCGTGAATTGCAAGCCAAGGGCCTGCCGGTGATCGCGATTGACCGGGTGATGGAGTCGACGCAGTTCTGCTCGGTGGTCAGCGACGACCGTCAGGCCTGCCATCAGTTAACCAGCAGCCTGCTGCAACCGCTGCCCAAGCAAATCGTACTGATCGGCGCACGCCCCGAGCTGAGCATCAGCCAGGAGCGCGCCGCCGGTTTTCAGCAAGCCCTGCAGGGTTTTACCGGTGAGATGCTCATCGAGCACGGTGAAGCGTTCAGTCGCGACTGTGGTCGACAATTGATGGAGCAATTGCTACAGCGGCTGGGCCACTTGCCTGACGCGCTGGTGACCACGTCCTATGTCCTGCTGCAAGGCGTGTTCGATGCACTGCACGACTATCCGCTCAAATCGCGCCCCCTGCGCCTGGGCACGTTCGGCGACACTCAACTGCTGGACTTCCTGCCGCTGCCGGTCAACGCCATGGCCCAGCAGCATCAGTTGATCGCCGACACCGCGCTGCGCCTGGCCTTGGCCGCCATCGAAGAAGAGCAGTACCAACCGGGCGTGCACGCCATCGGCCGCACCTTCAAGCAGCGTATTCACGAGGCGTGAACGTGACGCTGATCGACACCCACACCCACCTGGACTTCCCGGAGTTCGACAGCGACCGCCGGGAAGTCCTCGCCCATAGCCGCGAGCTGGGCGTACAGCGCATGGTGGTGCTGGGGGTGTATCGGCAGAATTGGCAGCGCCTGTGGGACTTGGTGCAAACCGATGACGGCCTGTTCGCTGCGTTCGGCCTTCACCCGGTGTATCTGGACGATCACCGCCCCGCCGACCTGTCCGAACTGGGCGACTGGCTGACTCGCCTGCGCGGCCATCGGCAGCTGTGTGCGGTGGGCGAGATCGGCCTGGATTATTTCCTCGAAGACCTGGACCGCGAGCGTCAGCAACACCTGTTCGAGGCGCAACTGCGGCTGGCCGTGGATTTTCAGCTGCCCGCCCTGCTGCACGTGCGTCGCAGCCATGCGGCGGCGATTGCCACCCTCAAGCGCCTACGCGTGCCACGTGGCGGCATCATCCATGCGTTTGCCGGCAGCCGTGAGGAAGCCCGCGAATACATCAAGCTCGGTTTCAAACTGGGCCTGGGCGGTGCCGCGACCTGGCCCCAGGCGCTGCGTATGCACAAGGTGCTGGCGCACCTGCCGCTGGACGCGGTGGTGCTGGAAACCGACTCGCCCGACATGCCGCCCGCCATGTATCCCGGCCAGCGCAACAGCCCCGAGCACCTGCCGGACATCTGCCGCGCCCTGGCCGAACGCATGGGCCTCAGCCCGCTAGCGCTGGCTGAGGCGAGCACCCGCAATGCGCGCGAGCTGTTCAATTGGTAGCGCGGGGCTGACAACGTGCAGGTCCAGGGTCATGCGCTGGCGGTGACGCGCATAGCGCAGTACCAGGCAATGCAGCAGCACCACCATCAGTGAAATGTTGAACTGCCCGATCACGCTGATCAGCCCAAGCCACTCAGCCACCAGCGCCACGATCAGCACCATGCAGGTTAATGCCACCATGCTCGGCCGCACCAGCGCCCAACGGTCAAGCGCCTTGAAATGACGCAACTGCACAGGGCAGTTCAACTGCAGGATTCGCTGGCAATACGGGCAATCGAACGGCTCCTCGATGGCGATGGCATTCAACTGCCAAGGCTTGAGTTCAAACGTGATGTCGCAATGGGCGCAATGCCCTTTGATGCCGAGTGCAGCGGTCATCGTGGTGCCTCCTCGGTTCCCGGTTTGAGTGAAATAAATTTTCACTCATTTACGTGAACAGAAAAGGCGCTCGCGAAAATTCAGACCCGCACCACAGCTCTAAACGGCTAGTCCTACACCTGCGCCCTACACGCGAAACGCGCCGATCAATTGCTTCAACTCGACTACCTGCAGCGATAACTGTCGACTGGCCGCCGCCGTCTGTTGTGCGCCGTCGGCGGCATGCTCGCCGGCACGATTGATTTCGACGATGTTCTGGTCGATATCGTGGGCCACGGCGGTCTGCTGCTCCACGGCAGCGGCGATCTGCTGGTTCTGGTCCACGATCAGGCCGACGGCGCCGAGAATATTGTCCAGGGCTTGCTGGACCTTTTCCGATTGCCCGACCGTGCCATTGGCCATTTCATGGCTGCTGCCCATGGCCGTGACGGCCGCCTCCACGCCTTGGTGCAGGCGGCTGATCATCTGCTCGATCTCTTCGGTGGACTGCTGTGTGCGGCGCGCCAGGGTGCGCACTTCGTCGGCCACCACCGCGAAACCACGGCCCTGCTCACCAGCGCGCGCCGCCTCGATCGCCGCGTTGAGCGCCAGCAGGTTGGTTTGCTCGGCGATGCTTTTGATCACATCCAATACGCGACTGATGGCCTGGCTGTCGCTGGCCAATTGATGGATGGCCCGCACCGATTGGTCGATCTCCGTCGCGAGGCACGCAATGCTGCTCTGCTGGGAGTGCACCAGGCCCCGGCCGTTGACGGTTTCCTCGTTGACACGCTGGGCGCTGCCCACCGCGGCGGCGGCGTTGCGCGCCACTTCCTGGGCCGTTGAAGACATCTGGTTCATCGCTGTCGCGACCTGTTCGATCTGCGTGCGCTGGCCACGGACCGCCTGGTTGCTGGAGTCGGAGACTACTTCCACTTGGCCGGCCTGCCGCTCGACCTGGCTGACGGTGTGGCCGACACGCTCGATCAAGTCATGGATTTTTGCCACGGTGCCGTTGAATACCTGGCCGAGTTCGCCCAGCTCATCGCGGCTGCGCGCCACAAAGGTGACAGTCATGTCGCCGGCCGCCACGTCGTCCATCATCTGGCCCAAGTGCCGCAACGTGGTGCGCGTCGAGGCGTAGAAACCGGCGTACAAGTAAAAGATCAGCAAAAACACCGCCGTCAGCGCCGACACCAGCACCACCATATGCAGGCGCTTCTGCGCCAGGCGCTGCTGCAACTGCTGATCGAGAAATCCCAGGGTGGCCTCATCGAGTTCATAGGTTTTGGCCATCAGTTGGCTGACATCGTCATAAAAACCCTGCCAGGACGCGTCGAGCGTTTCAGCCATGACCACCCGTTCTTCGAACAACTCGCTGCCCTGCTTGAGGCTGGCATTGCTGGCCTTGGCCAGGCCGTCGAGCGCCGTGTGCGCGGCACTGCTGGAGCCCAGTGCATCCTGCAGTTTCAAGGCGTACTCGGCGTGGAGTTTTTCCAGCTGCTGCAGCAGTTCATCAAAGCGAGTGCTGGATGATGAGTTGAGAAAACCTTGCCCCAGGGAAAAGGTGCCCATCGCGCGCCCCTCCCCCAGCGTCTGGCTTACCAGCGGCGTGACGCTGGTGATCAAGTCGCTGAGTTGGCGCAAATCGCTTTGGGGATCGCGGCTCAGCCCGGCTTGACTGGCGATGATCTGGCCGAGCATCTGCGCTTTGTTCAGCAGTTTGCCGATCAGCGCGCTTTTACTCAGTAGCGAGGTTTCCTGTTGCTGGGCCTTGAAGGCATCGAGCAATTCAGCGCGCTTGGCTGCAAACACCGCGACGTGCTCCGGGTCGACGCTTATGGGCGCCAGGCCCTGCAAACGGCTCAGCACGCTCTGTTCCAGGGCGCTGATCGTGCTTTCAAGATCCCCAACCTTGGCGGACTGGCCGAGCGTGGCATTGATCTGCACCTGGTTGTTGAGGGTTTCCAGGTCGCGGCGCAGGGCCAGGCTGCTGCCGAGTACATCCAGGCTTTGCAGTTCGACGCGAGTGCCCTGGAATTCGCGCCAGGCGTCACGCACCAGGAACGCGTTGGTCGCCAGCATCGGCAACAGGAACAACACGCTGATCAGGCTGAACTTCATACCGAAACTCAGGCGATTCATCAGCGCGACGGCGGGATAGAGCAAGCTCTTCACAGGTGAACTCCCTTTTCTTTTATTTTTATTAAGGGCGCAGGAGCGCGGCAGAAGGCCACTAGTGGCGCTCTGTCTATATAGCTCAATTCAACAGGGAGTTTTGTAACTTAAGGTTAACAACCCGTGGGAGCCGGCGCGCTCCCACGGTATGGCGTATAGCCGTTATGGCAAGACGGTCCAGATGGCGAAACCGGCATACCACAGCACGGCGGCACGCAGCAGCAGTTCCCATAACCGGTCGAGGCTGTTGATGCCCTCGGCGCCTACTGCGGGGGCCGGGATTTCGGCGGCGGCCAGGCCGACTTTCTCTACCAGTTGGGCTGCGCTGATGTCCCAGCTCAGCAACTCGTGGAGCATCACTCGGCTGACCGCGACGAAGTTGCCTACCAAGGCAAAGCTGGCCGCCAGCAAGCGCACCGGCAGCCAGTCGAACGCGTGGCGCAGTTGCCCGGCGCGTTCGGCAACCAAAGGGTTGAGGCTGTGCTCGCTGGCCAGTGCCAGCAGACGATAGGCCAGGGCGGCCACCGGGCCGAGCAGGAAATACCAGAAGATCACCGCAAAAAAACTCTGGTAAGCCTGCCACAACAGATGGCCCTGCACGCGCTCGAGCAGTTGCTCGCCGCTGTCGGCACCCAGCGCCAAGTCGCGCTCGGCCACATGTTCGGCGGCCTGCAGGTCGCCGCGCCGCCAGGCGTCGCGGAACGGCCCCAGATCAGCCAGCAGATCGCCACGGCCCAGGCTGTAGATCACCACCAGCAGGTGCACCGGCAGTGCCAGCAAACCATAGGCCACCGGTTCCAGCACCATCAGCAACAGCGCCAGCACGGCCACCGGCAGCAGCACCAGTAACGTCAGGATCAGCCAGGGCCGCTGTGCCAGGCGCGGGCTCGATTCCAGCCTGGCCAGTTCGCGCAGCCAGCCGCCATCGCGCTGCAACCGATGACGCAGGGCCGAGAACTTCTCGATCCATACAGCCAGCACCAGTACCAGGAAACTCATCAGGTGTGTCCTCCATCCTGCAGGGCGCTGCGAAAGCGCGCCCAATCAAAAGCGGGGCCGGGATCGGTCTTGCGTCCCGGGGCAATATCGCTGTGACCACAAATGCGTTGCGCGGTGATGTCCGGATAAGCCGTCAGCAATTGCCGGGTCAGCTCGGTCAGCGACGCATACTGGGCATCCGTGTACGGCAGGTCATCCGTGCCTTCCAGTTCGATGCCCAGGGAAAAATCGTTGCAGGTTTCCCGTCCTTCGAACCGCGAAATACCGGCATGCCAGGCCCGGTCGCGGCAGGACACAAACTGCGTCACCGCGCCGTCGCGCTCAATCAGAAAATGCGCAGAGACCCGTAGGTCGGCAATCCCTTCAAAGTAGGGATGTTCCGTGACATCCAGGCGATTCTGGAAAAAAGCCTGCACGTTGCCGGTGCCGAACTGAGCCGGTGGCAGGCTGATGTTATGCACCACCAGCAGTGAAATCTCGCCTGCGGGGCGCTCGTTGAAGTTGGGCGAGGGGCAATGAGCAATGCCCTGGCACCAACCGCTGGCGGGGTCCAACTGCATACAGGTTCCTTGAACGGGACAACAGATGACCAGTATGCCGCGTTCGACCCCGTGGTTGCGATCACTTGGCGTGATTGAGTTGCCGCAGCCTGTCAACCACCGCGGCCAGCGCGCGTTCGAACAGTGGGCTGTCGTCCAGCACCTGCAAACTGCCCTGCTTGAATGCCAGCGCCAGTTGGCCGGGGCTTTGCTCCAGCACCTTGAGGCCCGCGCGGTTGACGAACACATAGGTATTGGCCGGTGCCAGGATGGCGGCGAGCTTGCAGCGCAAGGCAACGTTGGCGTCCTGTTGACGCAGGATCCAGGCGCCGACCCGAAGTGAATGGACTTTGAGCAGATCGGGATCGTCGGATGGCAGGTCGATCGCCGGCTCGCCTGGCAACGTGCCAAGCACGAAAGGCTCGCGCACTTCGATCAACCCGTCGATGCGCTCGGCCGGTTGCACATGCAACGCCTGCAGCTGCACGAAGAATTCTCGGGCACTGAAAGGATCGAACGCGGCGCTGTTCAAACCATCGCGCAGCGCCTTGAGCAGGCCAGGCAACTGCTCCAGCAAACGCCGGCCGGCCTCGGTGTCGTCGTGCAGGCCGACGCTCCAGATCAGGTCGTCCATGGTGCGCAAGGCCGCCTGCCAGTGCACCGACTGCTCGCCATGCTTGAGGCTGGCCAGCAACAGCACCTGGCTCCAGGCCTGTTGCAGGAACTGCACCACCACCTGCGGCAGTACTTTGCCCAGCAGTCGCCGATTGAGCGCATCGGCCACCCGCTGACGCGCCTCGTCGGTGCGTACGCGGCCTTGTTCGGCTTCGCGGGTGTGCTGTTCGAGCAGCGCGCTGCGCCGTTGTTCGTCGGCGGTAAAGGCCCTGAACTCGGTGAGCAATTGGGAAAAAATCGCCGCGTCGTCGACAAACTCGTTGAGCAAGCGCTGCACCAGTTGCTCGACGCGCAGGTACAGGGGGTCGCGCGGCTCGTCTTCTCCCACGCTGGCGCCCATGGTCGCGGCGGCGATGTCATTGAGCAGGCGTCGCGCCGGATGGCTGGCGTGGCTGAAAAAGCCCTTGTCCAGCACCGCCACTTTCAGCATCGGAATCTGCAGGCGAGCGATCAATGACTTGAAGGTATCGGGGACGGTGCAGTCGCTGAGGATGAATTCGAACACCAGCGCAATCAGGTTGATCACGTCTTCGTCGGCTTCTTCCACCACCCGCGACTTGCCACTCTTGACGCTGACGCGGGTGAGTAATTGCTCAAGCTGGTTGCGCAGATCGAACTCGTCCTCGACCTGCGGCGTCGGCACGTACTGCTGCAAATGGGACAACAGTCGCAACAGGTCGCGGGTGGCGATGGGCTGCGGTTGGTGACTGGCTTCCAGGGTCGGCGCCACACTGCCGCGCACGGCTTTGAGTAAGGTTTGCAGCGCAGCGAAGGCTTGCTGGCCGCCCTCGTCGACGGGCAACTCGGTGGGCGGCAACGCCTCTTCGCGCCGCTGCTCACGAGCGGCACGCTCACCCGCGCGCCGCGACGGCGCAGCCTTGAGTTCAGGCAGCACGCCGGTGGCGACCAGCAACTGATTGGCTTCGCCATACAGTTGATCGGCATCGCTGAGGACGTATTTTTCGAAGAGTTTGAGCATGATCAGCTTGACGCGGATTTCCACCCCAAGGCTGCGCCCCGCCTGCAGGAAGCATTCGCAGAGCAGCGCCGGCCCCAGGGGGTTTTCACATTCGGCCAGGTGACTGCCCAACACGGCGCTCAGCCGTGCGGTGAGCTGCGCCAGCGCCAGCCCGTCGCGATGCCGCACACGCTCGAGCATGGCCTCCAGTGCCACGGCTTTTTCCAGTGCATCGCGGGGCGTCGTGGGCGCAGCTTCGTAAGACACCAGCGGCACCAGTTGCAGCTCACCGCGCCCGGCTTCGCCCAGGCTGGCGAAGGCCGCGAACAGGCGCTCCATGAACACGCGCTCGAAATTCTTGCGCTTGAGGCGCAGGTCGCGCATGGCCTCAAAGAAAATATGGTGGTCGACGTTGCTGCGGGCCTTGTCGGCCATTTCAAACAAGGTGTCGTCGGCGTTATCGAACAGGTCCTGCAAGCCCTGCTGCAGCTGCTGCGCCGCCTTGTCGCGAACCTGCAGCAACACAACCGGCAGGCGGGCGAGCGGCGATGGCGTGGCGTGCGCCTTGTTGATCGGCACCACCTTTCCGTCATTGTGCATCCTGGCCTCCTGAGACGGCGGTATCGAATGGGGCGGGACCGGCTGCGCGCCAGCACGCTCGCTGGCAAAAGCCGGCCACCACCAGGACGTCAAAGCTATGACGCCAATTGCAAGGCGCGAGATTATCTTGCAAACGAGGGGGGTTACGCCAGCACGCTCTGACATTCGCGCATAAATCAGCAGGCCGCTGGGTTCGCAGGCACACACCCCCTATAATCGAGACACTTTGTTTGTGGAGCCTGTTATGCCGAATCTGCGTCTTGCCGACCTCACCGCCGAAATTGAAGCCAACGTGCGCCGTGCGCTGCTGGAGGACATCGGCAGTGGAGACATCACCGCGCAGCTGATCCCTGCCGAACGGCTGGCCAAGGCCACCATCATTACTCGCGACGCAGCGGTGATCGCCGGCACGGCGTGGGTGGACGCGGTGTTCCGCCAGTTGGACCCTCGGGTCGCCGTGCATTGGCAGGTGGCCGATGGCGAGCGCGTCAGCCCCAATCAGGCATTGTTCCACCTAGAGGGCCCGGCGCGCTCGCTGCTCAGCGGCGAACGCAGTGCGCTGAACTTCCTGCAAATGCTGTCCGGAGTCGCCACACGCGCCCGGTTCCTGGCGGACTTCGTCGCCAGCACTCCAGTCAAATTGCTGGATACCCGCAAAACCCTGCCGGGCTTGCGCCTGGCGCAGAAATACGCCGTGACCTGCGGGGGCTGCCACAACCATCGCATCGGTTTGTACGATGCGTTCCTGATCAAGGAAAACCACATCGCGGCCTGCGGGGGCATTGCGCAGGCCATCACTGCCGCGCACAGGATCGCCCCCGGCAAGCCAGTGGAAATCGAGGTGGAAAGTCTGCAAGAGTTACGCGAAGCATTGGCGGCGGGCGCCGACATCATCATGCTTGATGAGTTGAGCCTGGAGGACATGCGCGAAGCCGTGCGCCTGAGCGGCGGTAAGGCGAAACTGGAAGCCAGCGGCGGTATCAATGAAAGCACCCTGCTGCCCATCGCCGAGACCGGTGTGGACTACATCTCCATCGGTGCGATGACCAAGGATGTGAAGGCGGTGGATCTGTCGATGCGGCTCAGTATTTGAGGCATTTCAAGCTGCAAGCAAGTCGAGTGAACACTTGCAGCTTGAAGCGTGCGGCTCTTATCTAAACCACCAGGTTATTCATCTCGCAATACTCGTCCCATTCGACGCCCAGCACCTCGGCCGCTTCCTTGTGCAGGACCAGCCGCTGAGCTTCGAATTCTTCCGGTGTCGAGGTGTACTTGAGGGTCAATTCCCAAGGCTGCAGGCCCTGGCTTTCGGCCTCGTCCTCGAATGCCCACTGGATCTGGTCGCGCTGGTCATCGGCGCTCAGGTCCTTGATCTCTTCTTTAAGCTGCGGCGACTCCTTGAGGTAAAGTTCAAGAGCTGCTTCGTGCCGCGCTGCCTGGGTCATTTCGGTCGTGGTCAT
The sequence above is drawn from the Pseudomonas quebecensis genome and encodes:
- the cra gene encoding catabolite repressor/activator, producing the protein MKLSDIARLAGVSVTTASYVINGKAAQQRISHATVERVRAVVDAHGFTPNPQAAGLRSRHTRTLGFILPDLENPSYARIAKLLEQGARARGYQLLIASSDDDPDSERQLLQLFRARRCDALFVASCLPTSDDSYRELQAKGLPVIAIDRVMESTQFCSVVSDDRQACHQLTSSLLQPLPKQIVLIGARPELSISQERAAGFQQALQGFTGEMLIEHGEAFSRDCGRQLMEQLLQRLGHLPDALVTTSYVLLQGVFDALHDYPLKSRPLRLGTFGDTQLLDFLPLPVNAMAQQHQLIADTALRLALAAIEEEQYQPGVHAIGRTFKQRIHEA
- a CDS encoding TatD family hydrolase, whose amino-acid sequence is MTLIDTHTHLDFPEFDSDRREVLAHSRELGVQRMVVLGVYRQNWQRLWDLVQTDDGLFAAFGLHPVYLDDHRPADLSELGDWLTRLRGHRQLCAVGEIGLDYFLEDLDRERQQHLFEAQLRLAVDFQLPALLHVRRSHAAAIATLKRLRVPRGGIIHAFAGSREEAREYIKLGFKLGLGGAATWPQALRMHKVLAHLPLDAVVLETDSPDMPPAMYPGQRNSPEHLPDICRALAERMGLSPLALAEASTRNARELFNW
- a CDS encoding methyl-accepting chemotaxis protein translates to MNQMSSTAQEVARNAAAAVGSAQRVNEETVNGRGLVHSQQSSIACLATEIDQSVRAIHQLASDSQAISRVLDVIKSIAEQTNLLALNAAIEAARAGEQGRGFAVVADEVRTLARRTQQSTEEIEQMISRLHQGVEAAVTAMGSSHEMANGTVGQSEKVQQALDNILGAVGLIVDQNQQIAAAVEQQTAVAHDIDQNIVEINRAGEHAADGAQQTAAASRQLSLQVVELKQLIGAFRV
- the ampE gene encoding regulatory signaling modulator protein AmpE, with the protein product MSFLVLVLAVWIEKFSALRHRLQRDGGWLRELARLESSPRLAQRPWLILTLLVLLPVAVLALLLMVLEPVAYGLLALPVHLLVVIYSLGRGDLLADLGPFRDAWRRGDLQAAEHVAERDLALGADSGEQLLERVQGHLLWQAYQSFFAVIFWYFLLGPVAALAYRLLALASEHSLNPLVAERAGQLRHAFDWLPVRLLAASFALVGNFVAVSRVMLHELLSWDISAAQLVEKVGLAAAEIPAPAVGAEGINSLDRLWELLLRAAVLWYAGFAIWTVLP
- the ampD gene encoding 1,6-anhydro-N-acetylmuramyl-L-alanine amidase AmpD, encoding MQLDPASGWCQGIAHCPSPNFNERPAGEISLLVVHNISLPPAQFGTGNVQAFFQNRLDVTEHPYFEGIADLRVSAHFLIERDGAVTQFVSCRDRAWHAGISRFEGRETCNDFSLGIELEGTDDLPYTDAQYASLTELTRQLLTAYPDITAQRICGHSDIAPGRKTDPGPAFDWARFRSALQDGGHT
- a CDS encoding DUF1631 domain-containing protein, which codes for MHNDGKVVPINKAHATPSPLARLPVVLLQVRDKAAQQLQQGLQDLFDNADDTLFEMADKARSNVDHHIFFEAMRDLRLKRKNFERVFMERLFAAFASLGEAGRGELQLVPLVSYEAAPTTPRDALEKAVALEAMLERVRHRDGLALAQLTARLSAVLGSHLAECENPLGPALLCECFLQAGRSLGVEIRVKLIMLKLFEKYVLSDADQLYGEANQLLVATGVLPELKAAPSRRAGERAAREQRREEALPPTELPVDEGGQQAFAALQTLLKAVRGSVAPTLEASHQPQPIATRDLLRLLSHLQQYVPTPQVEDEFDLRNQLEQLLTRVSVKSGKSRVVEEADEDVINLIALVFEFILSDCTVPDTFKSLIARLQIPMLKVAVLDKGFFSHASHPARRLLNDIAAATMGASVGEDEPRDPLYLRVEQLVQRLLNEFVDDAAIFSQLLTEFRAFTADEQRRSALLEQHTREAEQGRVRTDEARQRVADALNRRLLGKVLPQVVVQFLQQAWSQVLLLASLKHGEQSVHWQAALRTMDDLIWSVGLHDDTEAGRRLLEQLPGLLKALRDGLNSAAFDPFSAREFFVQLQALHVQPAERIDGLIEVREPFVLGTLPGEPAIDLPSDDPDLLKVHSLRVGAWILRQQDANVALRCKLAAILAPANTYVFVNRAGLKVLEQSPGQLALAFKQGSLQVLDDSPLFERALAAVVDRLRQLNHAK
- the nadC gene encoding carboxylating nicotinate-nucleotide diphosphorylase, with the protein product MPNLRLADLTAEIEANVRRALLEDIGSGDITAQLIPAERLAKATIITRDAAVIAGTAWVDAVFRQLDPRVAVHWQVADGERVSPNQALFHLEGPARSLLSGERSALNFLQMLSGVATRARFLADFVASTPVKLLDTRKTLPGLRLAQKYAVTCGGCHNHRIGLYDAFLIKENHIAACGGIAQAITAAHRIAPGKPVEIEVESLQELREALAAGADIIMLDELSLEDMREAVRLSGGKAKLEASGGINESTLLPIAETGVDYISIGAMTKDVKAVDLSMRLSI
- a CDS encoding DUF6388 family protein — its product is MTTTEMTQAARHEAALELYLKESPQLKEEIKDLSADDQRDQIQWAFEDEAESQGLQPWELTLKYTSTPEEFEAQRLVLHKEAAEVLGVEWDEYCEMNNLVV